Proteins from one Suncus etruscus isolate mSunEtr1 chromosome 3, mSunEtr1.pri.cur, whole genome shotgun sequence genomic window:
- the GPR37L1 gene encoding G-protein coupled receptor 37-like 1, whose protein sequence is MQWLWLLTVSLIVMPAVGLNGVSGNVSLLGNRQRAESEESQQRRSKRGTEGEDAKGVQQYVPEQWAEYPRRIHPGGLQPTKPVVTTSLNLDQDGDTTGSGQEQRGNLSGMLGQQLQIRNPLYPVTESSYSAYAIMLLALVVFAVGIVGNLSVMCIVWHSYYLKSAWNSILASLALWDFLVLFFCLPIVIFNEITKERLLGDVSCRAVPFMEVSSLGVSTFSLCALGIDRFHAATSTLPVVRPIERCQSILAKLAVIWLGSMTLAVPELLLWQLAREPAPPAGTVDSCVMKPSANLPETIYSLVMTYQNARMWWYFGCYFCLPVLFTVTCQLVTWRVRGPPERKAECRAGRHGQCERQLHSTVVGLVVVYALCALPENVCNLVVAYLATELSRHTLDLLGLINQFSTFFKGAITPVLLLCICRPLGQAFLDCCCCCCCEECAGTAPDGSERKRNTEMASSIYFHKPRESPPLLPLGTPC, encoded by the exons ATGCAGTGGCTGTGGCTGCTGACCGTGTCTCTCATTGTGATGCCAGCTGTGGGGCTGAATGGAGTCTCGGGGAATGTCTCCCTGCTTGGGAACAGGCAGAGAGCCGAGTCTGAGGAGAGTCAGCAGCGCCGGTCCAAGAGGGGCACAGAGGGTGAGGATGCCAAGGGGGTACAGCAGTATGTGCCTGAGCAGTGGGCTGAGTACCCCCGGCGCATCCACCCTGGTGGCCTGCAGCCTACCAAGCCTGTGGTGACCACCAGCCTTAACCTAGACCAGGATGGCGACACCACAGGcagcgggcaggagcagaggGGCAATCTGAGTGGTATGCTGGGACAGCAGCTGCAGATCCGGAACCCGCTGTACCCTGTGACCGAGAGCTCCTACAGTGCCTATGCCATCATGCTTCTGGCTCTGGTGGTGTTTGCAGTGGGCATTGTTGGCAACCTGTCGGTCATGTGCATTGTGTGGCACAGCTACTACCTTAAGAGCGCCTGGAACTCGATTCTTGCCAGCCTGGCCCTCTGGGACTTCCTTGTGCTCTTCTTCTGCCTTCCCATTGTCATCTTCAATGAGATCACCAAGGAGAGGCTTCTGGGAGATGTGTCTTGCCGGGCCGTGCCCTTCATGGAG GTGTCTTCGCTGGGCGTCAGCACCTTCAGCCTCTGTGCCCTGGGCATCGATCGCTTCCACGCGGCCACCAGCACGCTGCCCGTGGTGAGGCCCATCGAGAGGTGCCAGTCCATCCTGGCCAAGCTAGCTGTCATCTGGCTGGGCTCCATGACACTGGCCGTGCCCGAGCTCCTGCTGTGGCAGCTGGCTCGGGAGCCTGCTCCCCCAGCCGGCACGGTGGACTCGTGTGTCATGAAGCCGTCGGCCAACCTGCCCGAGACAATCTACTCGCTGGTGATGACCTACCAGAATGCCCGCATGTGGTGGTACTTCGGCTGCTACTTCTGCCTGCCCGTCCTCTTCACCGTCACCTGCCAGCTGGTGACATGGCGAGTGCGTGGGCCGCCAGAGAGGAAGGCCGAGTGCCGGGCCGGTAGGCATGGGCAGTGCGAGCGGCAGCTACACAGCACCGTGGTGGGCCTGGTGGTGGTCTACGCGCTGTGTGCCCTGCCCGAGAACGTGTGCAACCTGGTGGTGGCCTACCTGGCCACCGAGCTCTCCCGTCACACGCTGGACCTGCTGGGCCTCATCAACCAGTTCTCCACCTTCTTCAAGGGCGCCATCACCCCGGTGCTGCTCCTGTGCATCTGCCGCCCGCTGGGCCAGGCCTTCCTggactgctgctgctgctgctgctgcgagGAGTGTGCCGGAACGGCTCCTGATGGCTCTGAGCGCAAGCGCAACACCGAGATGGCCTCGTCCATCTATTTCCATAAGCCCAGGGAGTCGCCACCACTGCTGCCCCTGGGCACACCCTGCTGA